In the Passer domesticus isolate bPasDom1 chromosome 4, bPasDom1.hap1, whole genome shotgun sequence genome, one interval contains:
- the CLOCK gene encoding circadian locomoter output cycles protein kaput isoform X2 — MFFTISTHKMSSIADRNDGSIFDGLVEEDDKDKAKRVSRNKSEKKRRDQFNVLIKELGSMLPGNARKMDKSTVLQKSIDFLRKHKEITAQSDASEIRQDWKPTFLSNEEFTQLMLEALDGFFLAIMTDGNIIYVSESITPLLEHLPSDLVDQSVFNFIPEGEHSEIYKILSSHLLESDSLTPEYLKSKNQLEFCCHMLRGTIDPKEQPTYEYVKFIGNFKCLNHVPNSAHNGFEGTIQRSHRPSYEEKVCFVATVRLATPQFIKEMCTVEEPNEEFTSRHSLEWKFLFLDHRAPPIIGYLPFEVLGTSGYDYYHVDDLDNLAKCHEHLMQYGKGKSCYYRFLTKGQQWIWLQTHYYITYHQWNSRPEFIVCTHTVVSYAEVRAERRRELGIEESLPEITADKSQDSGSDNHINTVSLKEALERFDTSPTPSASSRSSRKSSHTAVSDHSSTPTKMTVDTSTPPRQGLSSHEKTAQRRSSLSSQSLSSQSLGQPVTQPAISQPATLQLQSGMTQFSAQLGAMQHLKDQLEQRTRMIEANIHRQQEELRKIQEQLQIVHGQGLQMFLQQSASGLNFGSVQLPSGNSSTVQQLTPINMQGQVVQTNQTQSGMNTGHINTPHMIQQQPLQSTATQHNQQNVLSGHNQQSSLASQSQNTVSAPLYNTMVISQPTAGNVVQVPSSLPQNNNQNAAAVTTFTQDRQIRFSQGQQLVTKLVTAPVACGAVMVPSTMFMGQVVTAYPTFAAQQQQPQTLSITQQQQQQQQQQQSQQDHQQQLTTVQQPAQSQLTQHPQQFLQTSRLLHGNQSAQLILSAAFPLQQSTFTQSHHQQHQSQQQQLSRHRTDKMTDPSKVQPQ; from the exons AAATTACTGCACAATCAGACGCCAGTGAAATTCGACAGGACTGGAAACCAACATTCCTTAGTAATGAAGAGTTCACACAGTTAATGTTAGAG GCTCTTGatggtttttttttagcaatTATGACAGATGGAAATATAATATATGTGTCTGAAAGTATAACTCCCTTACTTGAACATTTGCCA tctgATCTTGTGGATCAGAGTGTATTTAATTTTATCCCAGAGGGGGAACATTCagaaatttataaaatattgtCTTCTCATCTGCTGGAAAGTGATTCCTTGACACCAGAATACTTAAAAT caaAAAATCAGCTAGAATTCTGTTGCCATATGCTGCGAGGAACAATAGATCCAAAAGAGCAACCTACATATGAATATGTAAAATTTATAGGAAATTTCAAGTGTTTGAATCATG TTCCCAACTCCGCGCACAATGGTTTTGAAGGAACTATTCAGAGATCACACCGGCCCTCATATGAAGAGAAAGTTTGCTTTGTAGCTACAGTTAGATTAGCTACACCTCAATTTATCAAG gaAATGTGCACTGTTGAAGAACCCAACGAAGAGTTCACATCTAGACACAGCTTAGAATGGAAGTTCCTATTCTTGGATCACAG gGCACCTCCGATAATAGGTTATCTTCCATTTGAAGTTTTGGGAACATCAGGCTATGATTATTATCATGTGGATGATCTAGATAATCTGGCAAAATGTCATGAGCATT TAATGCAATATGGGAAAGGGAAGTCATGTTACTACAGATTCCTCACAAAGGGACAACAATGGATTTGGCTGCAAACTCATTACTATATCACGTATCACCAGTGGAATTCCAGACCAGAGTTTATTGTCTGTACGCACACTGTTGTAAG TTATGCAGAAGTTAGAGCAGAAAGACGACGAGAACTTGGTATTGAGGAATCTCTCCCAGAGATAACAGCAGATAAA AGTCAGGACTCTGGGTCTGACAATCACATAAACACAGTGAGTCTCAAAGAAGCACTGGAAAGGTTTGATACCAGCCCCACACcttctgcttcctccaggagTTCAAGAAAATCTTCACATACTGCAGTATCGGATCATTCAT CAACACCAACTAAAATGACAGTGGACACTAGCACTCCTCCAAGGCAAGGCTTATCTAGTCATGAAAAGACTGCGCAAAGAAGATCATCTCTGAGCAGTCAG TCCTTAAGCTCACAGTCTCTTGGACAACCTGTAACACAACCAGCAATATCTCAGCCTGCAACTTTACAGCTCCAGTCTGGAATGACTCAG ttttcaGCTCAATTAGGAGCTATGCAGCATCTGAAGGACCAGCTAGAGCAAAGAACACGCATGATAGAGGCAAACATTCATCGGCAGCAGGAAGAATTGCGTAAGATTCAAGAGCAGCTTCAAATTGTTCATGGTCAAGGACTCCAG ATGTTCTTGCAGCAGTCAGCTTCTGGACTCAACTTTGGTtctgtgcagcttccttctggAAATTCTTCAACTGTTCAGCAGCTTACGCCAATAAACATGCAAGGTCAAGTTGTTCAGACTAATCAGACTCAAAGTGGGATGAACACGGGCCATATAAATACTCCACACATGATACAGCAGCAGCCTTTGCAGAGTACTGCAACACAG CATAATCAGCAAAATGTACTTAGTGGACACAATCAACAGTCTTCTCTTGCCAGTCAGTCACAGAACACAGTCTCAGCACCTTTGTACAACACTATGGTGATTTCTCAGCCAACAgcaggaaatgtggtgcaggtTCCCTCTAGCTTACCACAGAACAACAACCAGAATGCTGCTGCAGTAACCACTTTTACACAGGACAGACAAATCAG ATTTTCTCAAGGTCAGCAACTTGTAACAAAACTTGTCACGGCCCCAGTAGCATGTGGAGCGGTAATGGTACCAAGTACTATGTTTATGGGACAGGTGGTGACAGCTTATCCCACttttgctgctcagcagcagcagccacagactTTGTCAATaacacaacagcagcagcagcaacagcagcagcaacaaagTCAGCAGGaccatcagcagcagctcaccacAGTGCAACAACCAGCTCAGTCACAGCTgacccagcacccccagcagtTCCTACAG ACATCCAGGTTACTTCATGGAAATCAGTCGGCTCAGCTTattctctctgctgctttcccacTACAACAAAGCACTTTCACTCAGTcccaccaccagcagcatcagtctcagcagcagcagctgtcacGACACAGAACTGACAAGATGACTGATCCTTCCAAAGTTCAGCCACAGTAG
- the CLOCK gene encoding circadian locomoter output cycles protein kaput isoform X1 has product MFFTISTHKMSSIADRNDGSIFDGLVEEDDKDKAKRVSRNKSEKKRRDQFNVLIKELGSMLPGNARKMDKSTVLQKSIDFLRKHKEITAQSDASEIRQDWKPTFLSNEEFTQLMLEALDGFFLAIMTDGNIIYVSESITPLLEHLPSDLVDQSVFNFIPEGEHSEIYKILSSHLLESDSLTPEYLKSKNQLEFCCHMLRGTIDPKEQPTYEYVKFIGNFKCLNHVPNSAHNGFEGTIQRSHRPSYEEKVCFVATVRLATPQFIKEMCTVEEPNEEFTSRHSLEWKFLFLDHRAPPIIGYLPFEVLGTSGYDYYHVDDLDNLAKCHEHLMQYGKGKSCYYRFLTKGQQWIWLQTHYYITYHQWNSRPEFIVCTHTVVSYAEVRAERRRELGIEESLPEITADKSQDSGSDNHINTVSLKEALERFDTSPTPSASSRSSRKSSHTAVSDHSSTPTKMTVDTSTPPRQGLSSHEKTAQRRSSLSSQSLSSQSLGQPVTQPAISQPATLQLQSGMTQPVFQFSAQLGAMQHLKDQLEQRTRMIEANIHRQQEELRKIQEQLQIVHGQGLQMFLQQSASGLNFGSVQLPSGNSSTVQQLTPINMQGQVVQTNQTQSGMNTGHINTPHMIQQQPLQSTATQHNQQNVLSGHNQQSSLASQSQNTVSAPLYNTMVISQPTAGNVVQVPSSLPQNNNQNAAAVTTFTQDRQIRFSQGQQLVTKLVTAPVACGAVMVPSTMFMGQVVTAYPTFAAQQQQPQTLSITQQQQQQQQQQQSQQDHQQQLTTVQQPAQSQLTQHPQQFLQTSRLLHGNQSAQLILSAAFPLQQSTFTQSHHQQHQSQQQQLSRHRTDKMTDPSKVQPQ; this is encoded by the exons AAATTACTGCACAATCAGACGCCAGTGAAATTCGACAGGACTGGAAACCAACATTCCTTAGTAATGAAGAGTTCACACAGTTAATGTTAGAG GCTCTTGatggtttttttttagcaatTATGACAGATGGAAATATAATATATGTGTCTGAAAGTATAACTCCCTTACTTGAACATTTGCCA tctgATCTTGTGGATCAGAGTGTATTTAATTTTATCCCAGAGGGGGAACATTCagaaatttataaaatattgtCTTCTCATCTGCTGGAAAGTGATTCCTTGACACCAGAATACTTAAAAT caaAAAATCAGCTAGAATTCTGTTGCCATATGCTGCGAGGAACAATAGATCCAAAAGAGCAACCTACATATGAATATGTAAAATTTATAGGAAATTTCAAGTGTTTGAATCATG TTCCCAACTCCGCGCACAATGGTTTTGAAGGAACTATTCAGAGATCACACCGGCCCTCATATGAAGAGAAAGTTTGCTTTGTAGCTACAGTTAGATTAGCTACACCTCAATTTATCAAG gaAATGTGCACTGTTGAAGAACCCAACGAAGAGTTCACATCTAGACACAGCTTAGAATGGAAGTTCCTATTCTTGGATCACAG gGCACCTCCGATAATAGGTTATCTTCCATTTGAAGTTTTGGGAACATCAGGCTATGATTATTATCATGTGGATGATCTAGATAATCTGGCAAAATGTCATGAGCATT TAATGCAATATGGGAAAGGGAAGTCATGTTACTACAGATTCCTCACAAAGGGACAACAATGGATTTGGCTGCAAACTCATTACTATATCACGTATCACCAGTGGAATTCCAGACCAGAGTTTATTGTCTGTACGCACACTGTTGTAAG TTATGCAGAAGTTAGAGCAGAAAGACGACGAGAACTTGGTATTGAGGAATCTCTCCCAGAGATAACAGCAGATAAA AGTCAGGACTCTGGGTCTGACAATCACATAAACACAGTGAGTCTCAAAGAAGCACTGGAAAGGTTTGATACCAGCCCCACACcttctgcttcctccaggagTTCAAGAAAATCTTCACATACTGCAGTATCGGATCATTCAT CAACACCAACTAAAATGACAGTGGACACTAGCACTCCTCCAAGGCAAGGCTTATCTAGTCATGAAAAGACTGCGCAAAGAAGATCATCTCTGAGCAGTCAG TCCTTAAGCTCACAGTCTCTTGGACAACCTGTAACACAACCAGCAATATCTCAGCCTGCAACTTTACAGCTCCAGTCTGGAATGACTCAG cctgtgtttcagttttcaGCTCAATTAGGAGCTATGCAGCATCTGAAGGACCAGCTAGAGCAAAGAACACGCATGATAGAGGCAAACATTCATCGGCAGCAGGAAGAATTGCGTAAGATTCAAGAGCAGCTTCAAATTGTTCATGGTCAAGGACTCCAG ATGTTCTTGCAGCAGTCAGCTTCTGGACTCAACTTTGGTtctgtgcagcttccttctggAAATTCTTCAACTGTTCAGCAGCTTACGCCAATAAACATGCAAGGTCAAGTTGTTCAGACTAATCAGACTCAAAGTGGGATGAACACGGGCCATATAAATACTCCACACATGATACAGCAGCAGCCTTTGCAGAGTACTGCAACACAG CATAATCAGCAAAATGTACTTAGTGGACACAATCAACAGTCTTCTCTTGCCAGTCAGTCACAGAACACAGTCTCAGCACCTTTGTACAACACTATGGTGATTTCTCAGCCAACAgcaggaaatgtggtgcaggtTCCCTCTAGCTTACCACAGAACAACAACCAGAATGCTGCTGCAGTAACCACTTTTACACAGGACAGACAAATCAG ATTTTCTCAAGGTCAGCAACTTGTAACAAAACTTGTCACGGCCCCAGTAGCATGTGGAGCGGTAATGGTACCAAGTACTATGTTTATGGGACAGGTGGTGACAGCTTATCCCACttttgctgctcagcagcagcagccacagactTTGTCAATaacacaacagcagcagcagcaacagcagcagcaacaaagTCAGCAGGaccatcagcagcagctcaccacAGTGCAACAACCAGCTCAGTCACAGCTgacccagcacccccagcagtTCCTACAG ACATCCAGGTTACTTCATGGAAATCAGTCGGCTCAGCTTattctctctgctgctttcccacTACAACAAAGCACTTTCACTCAGTcccaccaccagcagcatcagtctcagcagcagcagctgtcacGACACAGAACTGACAAGATGACTGATCCTTCCAAAGTTCAGCCACAGTAG
- the CLOCK gene encoding circadian locomoter output cycles protein kaput isoform X3 has protein sequence MTDGNIIYVSESITPLLEHLPSDLVDQSVFNFIPEGEHSEIYKILSSHLLESDSLTPEYLKSKNQLEFCCHMLRGTIDPKEQPTYEYVKFIGNFKCLNHVPNSAHNGFEGTIQRSHRPSYEEKVCFVATVRLATPQFIKEMCTVEEPNEEFTSRHSLEWKFLFLDHRAPPIIGYLPFEVLGTSGYDYYHVDDLDNLAKCHEHLMQYGKGKSCYYRFLTKGQQWIWLQTHYYITYHQWNSRPEFIVCTHTVVSYAEVRAERRRELGIEESLPEITADKSQDSGSDNHINTVSLKEALERFDTSPTPSASSRSSRKSSHTAVSDHSSTPTKMTVDTSTPPRQGLSSHEKTAQRRSSLSSQSLSSQSLGQPVTQPAISQPATLQLQSGMTQPVFQFSAQLGAMQHLKDQLEQRTRMIEANIHRQQEELRKIQEQLQIVHGQGLQMFLQQSASGLNFGSVQLPSGNSSTVQQLTPINMQGQVVQTNQTQSGMNTGHINTPHMIQQQPLQSTATQHNQQNVLSGHNQQSSLASQSQNTVSAPLYNTMVISQPTAGNVVQVPSSLPQNNNQNAAAVTTFTQDRQIRFSQGQQLVTKLVTAPVACGAVMVPSTMFMGQVVTAYPTFAAQQQQPQTLSITQQQQQQQQQQQSQQDHQQQLTTVQQPAQSQLTQHPQQFLQTSRLLHGNQSAQLILSAAFPLQQSTFTQSHHQQHQSQQQQLSRHRTDKMTDPSKVQPQ, from the exons ATGACAGATGGAAATATAATATATGTGTCTGAAAGTATAACTCCCTTACTTGAACATTTGCCA tctgATCTTGTGGATCAGAGTGTATTTAATTTTATCCCAGAGGGGGAACATTCagaaatttataaaatattgtCTTCTCATCTGCTGGAAAGTGATTCCTTGACACCAGAATACTTAAAAT caaAAAATCAGCTAGAATTCTGTTGCCATATGCTGCGAGGAACAATAGATCCAAAAGAGCAACCTACATATGAATATGTAAAATTTATAGGAAATTTCAAGTGTTTGAATCATG TTCCCAACTCCGCGCACAATGGTTTTGAAGGAACTATTCAGAGATCACACCGGCCCTCATATGAAGAGAAAGTTTGCTTTGTAGCTACAGTTAGATTAGCTACACCTCAATTTATCAAG gaAATGTGCACTGTTGAAGAACCCAACGAAGAGTTCACATCTAGACACAGCTTAGAATGGAAGTTCCTATTCTTGGATCACAG gGCACCTCCGATAATAGGTTATCTTCCATTTGAAGTTTTGGGAACATCAGGCTATGATTATTATCATGTGGATGATCTAGATAATCTGGCAAAATGTCATGAGCATT TAATGCAATATGGGAAAGGGAAGTCATGTTACTACAGATTCCTCACAAAGGGACAACAATGGATTTGGCTGCAAACTCATTACTATATCACGTATCACCAGTGGAATTCCAGACCAGAGTTTATTGTCTGTACGCACACTGTTGTAAG TTATGCAGAAGTTAGAGCAGAAAGACGACGAGAACTTGGTATTGAGGAATCTCTCCCAGAGATAACAGCAGATAAA AGTCAGGACTCTGGGTCTGACAATCACATAAACACAGTGAGTCTCAAAGAAGCACTGGAAAGGTTTGATACCAGCCCCACACcttctgcttcctccaggagTTCAAGAAAATCTTCACATACTGCAGTATCGGATCATTCAT CAACACCAACTAAAATGACAGTGGACACTAGCACTCCTCCAAGGCAAGGCTTATCTAGTCATGAAAAGACTGCGCAAAGAAGATCATCTCTGAGCAGTCAG TCCTTAAGCTCACAGTCTCTTGGACAACCTGTAACACAACCAGCAATATCTCAGCCTGCAACTTTACAGCTCCAGTCTGGAATGACTCAG cctgtgtttcagttttcaGCTCAATTAGGAGCTATGCAGCATCTGAAGGACCAGCTAGAGCAAAGAACACGCATGATAGAGGCAAACATTCATCGGCAGCAGGAAGAATTGCGTAAGATTCAAGAGCAGCTTCAAATTGTTCATGGTCAAGGACTCCAG ATGTTCTTGCAGCAGTCAGCTTCTGGACTCAACTTTGGTtctgtgcagcttccttctggAAATTCTTCAACTGTTCAGCAGCTTACGCCAATAAACATGCAAGGTCAAGTTGTTCAGACTAATCAGACTCAAAGTGGGATGAACACGGGCCATATAAATACTCCACACATGATACAGCAGCAGCCTTTGCAGAGTACTGCAACACAG CATAATCAGCAAAATGTACTTAGTGGACACAATCAACAGTCTTCTCTTGCCAGTCAGTCACAGAACACAGTCTCAGCACCTTTGTACAACACTATGGTGATTTCTCAGCCAACAgcaggaaatgtggtgcaggtTCCCTCTAGCTTACCACAGAACAACAACCAGAATGCTGCTGCAGTAACCACTTTTACACAGGACAGACAAATCAG ATTTTCTCAAGGTCAGCAACTTGTAACAAAACTTGTCACGGCCCCAGTAGCATGTGGAGCGGTAATGGTACCAAGTACTATGTTTATGGGACAGGTGGTGACAGCTTATCCCACttttgctgctcagcagcagcagccacagactTTGTCAATaacacaacagcagcagcagcaacagcagcagcaacaaagTCAGCAGGaccatcagcagcagctcaccacAGTGCAACAACCAGCTCAGTCACAGCTgacccagcacccccagcagtTCCTACAG ACATCCAGGTTACTTCATGGAAATCAGTCGGCTCAGCTTattctctctgctgctttcccacTACAACAAAGCACTTTCACTCAGTcccaccaccagcagcatcagtctcagcagcagcagctgtcacGACACAGAACTGACAAGATGACTGATCCTTCCAAAGTTCAGCCACAGTAG